TTCACCGGTGTGTTGCGCCGATGATTATATTTTCTATAAGACTATAATTAGCAACACTAATGCCCGAGTAGAAATGACCACTCTGAATCCAAGCACTGTGGAGTTACCTAGCGGGATGCTGTGTTCGCTGACGATCTTTTCCTGCTCTCGTGACGGCGACGGAGCTTTGATTCCAATCCTCTGGGGCGAACTCGCCGGCTGTGAGCTCTGCTGAACCGTGTCTgcgaaaaaaaacaaccaaattatttttattttataggaTGATTGACAGCTCAGTAATTTGATCAGATGTTTCTGCCCAATCTTTGTCTGCTTCTGTCTTTTGCTGCCTTCTCTAAATCAAGTCCAGGCATGACAAACTGTTCTGGGGGATGAGAGATCACTCCACTCGCTATCTCATGTTCAGAGGAGGCGGATGACGAACTGCCATTTAGAGTCCAGAGGCGAGCAGAGGCGAGGAGAGCTCAAATTGACACCTCTGTTTTTAGatttaataattacaataataataataataataataataataataataaatactctGGAAATAAACAGAGCCGGTAACTAAAGTACGCGATGCATGACTGCAGCACAATCTATTTAAATCACGATAAAGTCACAAGCCAAAAGATAAAGTTAGCTAGCTATATACAGAAACGTTAGCTAGCTACTTTACCCCTGCTGTGAGCCGAGAGGGCAAATAACTTATCGGTTGAGTTTAAAATATAGATGGAACTTTTTAATATTAGTATAACTCAGTCCTACAGTTTAAAGTGCTAGTTATACACTCATCTACAGTCTGATTTATTCTATATACATGTTccttggtctgtgtgtgtgtgtgtgtgtgtgtacctctttTCTGGTTCTCCTCCACATGCTGAATCTCTTTCTTCTCAGCCTCACTCGtcctctccgtgtgtgtgtctgtgacctTTTCCGTCTCACACGTGCTCTCAAGCGTGACGAGTGTTGTGGCGGTGTGAGCCTCGGCAGTGTCCGTCACGTGTGTCATAGGTACGCACGTCTCTGCCGCTTCCTCCAGCGCGCTTTTAAACTCTTGCGTGGGGAAGAGGCAGACGTGAGAGGGCGGAGCTTCGGGGCACTCCGGTTGATTAGACCTTTCTTCCGCCGAAGCGTCCGGCGTCGAAGCTGACTCCGGCTCCCTTTTCTCCACCTTTGCTGCCGTGggttcctcttcctccacacgcTCCTCATGATGTTCCTCCACACGCTCCTCATGAtgttcctccacctgctcctcatgTTCCTCCTCCTGCAGCTCGGGGAGATCGGGCTCCACGATGGAGTCATCTTCTTCTCCCACCTCGTCAACTGTCACCAGCTCCTCCATGCTGTTGGGGTACCAGCACTCGCCCTCCGTGTCCTCACCACttccacactcctccacctgACGAccagagagataaaaaaaacaccagaattACTGATGGTTCTCAGTTGGATCTCATTATGGGTTGCGGTTTCACCTTTggtcatgttgtgtgtgttatgtgacagctacctcactctctctgtcgcGCTCGCCCTCACTCGGCTCTGTCGGTTTGCTGCTGTGTGAAGGTGACAATCTCTCTTTGGCTCTGTGCTCTGTAGACTCTTTCTGTGGACcagacgtcacacacacacacacacacacacacacacagagtacattCTCAGTGTTTCACATCAGTTAATTTTTACAAGCTATTCAGCTACACTGAGTGTCCTGTAATCGTACATGATTGTTTGCCTCTTTGTCCTCCCTCTCGTGCCTCCTGCTCGTCCTCCTGCCTCGTCCGTCCTCCGGTAGCTCGGATTCAGAATGCCTGCTCCTGTGATGATCCCCACCTCCGTCTCGTCTCTTGAACTTCAGCTCGTGTCTCTGGTGCTGTGACGCGCGTGGCAGCTTTTCCTTCTTGTAGAAATCGTCGGCGGGATGGTGGGAGGAGAAATAGCGGTCCCTGCTGCGCTCGTCTGCCGGTTTGAGGTAGGTCTTCCTGCGCTCGTTGGGCCTGTCATCCTCGCCGTTCCGCCATTCGTCCCTCTCGCGCTGTGTCCAGTCCCACGACCCTCGCCGTGGCCCGATGCCGTTCATCCAGGGCACCGCCTGGGGGCTATGGGTGGAGCTGCAGGAGGTGAAGCTGGGGCTGTGTGAGGGCGGAGTCAGGGAGCGAGTGATGGGGCTGCGCGAACGTGCCCGCTCTGGTGGATATCTAAAAAAACCACAAATACAAAGACACACCTTCAAATATTACACAGATAACAACTACAAAGGTGTATGAGGTCACTGGACATCCTGTCAATCCTGTACTGGTAAAATAATACTCATTTAACAGAGTTTAAAAgattattaaatgtaaataatgactgGAATGTGTGTCCTACCGGTCCATGTCGTGCAGCTCCTCTCTCCCCCGCTGAGAGTTGATGTCCTGGATGATGGACTCCACATCTTTACCAGGTTTCTAGATGAAAACCgcaaaataaaatatctgagttaaaatgtaaataaaaattttttctaaaaatttaatatataaaaaaatattttaaaataataataataataaaaaaagataagaaCATCAAGTACAacttcattcaaaaaaaaatatgaatatatttataataaattaaaaataaaaatatacataaacaaGCTGTTAAAGATTAATGAGCTAAAAGAATTCATGTAGTCACGCTCTGTTGTGCTAGGTATTGattgattatttaattaattaaaaataaataatataataaaaagaaaaaaaaattacaggcACCATAActgtaatcatttattaaataaattctttgaATTAATTTGTCATTAGTATGAATCAAATAATTTATAACTAAAACAATtgatacattttaaataataataataataataataataataaatattattattttaaataaataataaatatttaattttattattttaaataataataataacaataagcaaaataaaaaattaatacaaaaattaATTACTAATAATACAACAtgttttcagactttttatttaatgcaataaataaaatactgtagAATGTAGTCAGACATGTAGGGgctgcaaagtgtgtgtgtgtttaaataaaataaaataaatgacaattaTTTAAAGGAAGTCCGGTGTTAGCAGGTGAGCCCCTCACCTTGAGCTGCAGCTCCTTGTATCTCTTGGACATGCGGATGAGGAGCTTCTGGTCGTTGATGGTGGCCGGATGGAGCTGGTAGTACTGCACCATGGCCTGGGCCGCCTCCACGTACGCCATCTCCAGGAAAGCCTGGAAAGGAAATTtagcaacaacacacaaaatatgTCAAAGATTTAGTGCAAGAGATCTTTTGGGGCACGGAGGTGCTGTAAATCTGGAGGAGAGTGACATGGCTGAATCAGCATGCTGCATCTCACGCGCTTCTCAAATGGAAGAGCTGAACCTGATCCGCCTGACGCTAGGA
This genomic window from Hemibagrus wyckioides isolate EC202008001 linkage group LG27, SWU_Hwy_1.0, whole genome shotgun sequence contains:
- the rbm20 gene encoding RNA-binding protein 20 isoform X2 — its product is MSQPLFNQLRGSGMPQAPGTGFPSAPISFPPPGTPIGTLVGGAFTQNHAGIRMNHYGAGGNMSQNANPHGESGNKANKFQAGFLGGTTGGATKSGEGGQCGGTGGPKTNSQNNYHRDFYSSESQIQDPGHTEQWTNPTGFPVSGKLDLGTSIGGSPWAPPTHGFIGPRAELYNPEEPTGDPKFSSAGGLSFSTAGSQQGFVGYPQQQKCEEGIGMTLQAHQLNDYHGVTPSHLPHQCTICEKKVYNLKDWDQHVKGKLHIQNRSLYTDGHALGALHFPVASEGCRGSALNNNPVAYSSAAGQDVSTGGSSFLQAAPMKSFPLSGAGFTSHQPGTKFVPRKPGPGRVVHICNLPEGSCTENDVINLGLPFGKVTNYILMRSTHQAFLEMAYVEAAQAMVQYYQLHPATINDQKLLIRMSKRYKELQLKKPGKDVESIIQDINSQRGREELHDMDRYPPERARSRSPITRSLTPPSHSPSFTSCSSTHSPQAVPWMNGIGPRRGSWDWTQRERDEWRNGEDDRPNERRKTYLKPADERSRDRYFSSHHPADDFYKKEKLPRASQHQRHELKFKRRDGGGDHHRSRHSESELPEDGRGRRTSRRHEREDKEANNHKESTEHRAKERLSPSHSSKPTEPSEGERDRESEVEECGSGEDTEGECWYPNSMEELVTVDEVGEEDDSIVEPDLPELQEEEHEEQVEEHHEERVEEHHEERVEEEEPTAAKVEKREPESASTPDASAEERSNQPECPEAPPSHVCLFPTQEFKSALEEAAETCVPMTHVTDTAEAHTATTLVTLESTCETEKVTDTHTERTSEAEKKEIQHVEENQKRDTVQQSSQPASSPQRIGIKAPSPSREQEKIVSEHSIPLGVEFIVPSTGFYCKLCSLFYTSEDMAKTTHCRSTVHYRNLQKYLSQLAEESLLHFRPDAE